The Candidatus Leptovillus gracilis genome window below encodes:
- a CDS encoding PH domain-containing protein: MNLLSGLLGNASEANAQQIQAKYKDVLIPEEQVQAAFILIRDTFIFTNKRLILVDVQGTSGKKVEYLSVPYKSIKYFSVETAGTFDRDAELKIWVSNSHEPTISKEIKKGIDVVGLQRTLAYFVMN, translated from the coding sequence ATGAACTTATTAAGCGGACTTTTGGGCAATGCATCTGAAGCAAACGCCCAGCAGATTCAGGCGAAATACAAAGATGTTTTGATACCCGAAGAACAAGTGCAAGCTGCCTTTATACTCATTCGGGATACCTTCATCTTCACCAACAAACGCCTCATTTTGGTGGATGTCCAGGGAACCTCCGGCAAGAAAGTTGAGTATTTAAGTGTGCCTTACAAATCCATCAAATACTTTTCTGTTGAGACGGCCGGGACTTTTGATCGAGACGCTGAATTGAAAATTTGGGTTTCTAACAGCCATGAACCAACTATCAGCAAAGAGATCAAGAAGGGAATTGATGTCGTCGGCTTGCAGCGCACCCTGGCATACTTTGTAATGAATTAG
- a CDS encoding restriction endonuclease codes for MNTHNDYIEAAQQIIISLGLPRTQQNERSALCLLALLDLTPGKSWADATNPLMGITPIMDWVRRHYDKNYAPNTRETIRRQTMHQFCDAGIAFYNPDKPERPVNSPRTVYQIEPATLALLRTFGTPQWHGNLTVYLEARETLVSRYAKERQQNRIPVVIAPDKTITLSPGEHSELIRSIIEEFAPRFAPGSILAYAGDTGNKWGYFDSTLLSSLGVDIDAHGKMPDVILYYTAKNWLLIVESVTSHGPVDGKRHDELATLFAGSTAGLVYVTAFPNRAVMARYLSEIAWETEVWVADAPSHLIHFDGKRFLGPYHAA; via the coding sequence ATGAACACCCATAACGACTACATTGAGGCTGCACAACAAATCATAATTTCCTTGGGCTTACCACGTACACAGCAAAACGAGCGGTCCGCCCTCTGTCTGTTGGCTTTGTTAGACCTGACGCCGGGCAAGTCGTGGGCTGATGCGACGAACCCACTGATGGGCATAACGCCCATCATGGATTGGGTACGGCGGCATTATGATAAGAATTATGCGCCGAATACCCGCGAAACAATACGCCGACAGACCATGCACCAGTTCTGTGATGCAGGCATCGCGTTTTACAACCCGGATAAACCGGAGCGTCCGGTAAACAGCCCCAGGACCGTCTATCAAATCGAACCGGCAACACTCGCTCTATTGCGCACTTTCGGCACACCACAATGGCACGGGAATCTCACTGTTTACCTGGAAGCACGCGAAACATTAGTTTCCCGCTATGCAAAAGAACGCCAGCAAAACCGTATCCCCGTCGTGATAGCGCCTGACAAGACAATCACCCTCAGCCCTGGTGAGCATAGTGAACTAATCCGGTCGATTATTGAGGAGTTCGCTCCGCGATTTGCGCCAGGCAGCATACTGGCCTATGCCGGAGATACTGGTAACAAGTGGGGCTATTTCGACTCCACTTTGCTGAGCAGTCTGGGGGTGGACATCGATGCGCACGGCAAGATGCCCGATGTGATATTGTACTATACCGCGAAAAACTGGTTGCTAATTGTCGAATCCGTTACCAGCCATGGACCAGTCGATGGCAAACGTCACGACGAACTGGCAACTTTATTTGCTGGTTCCACTGCCGGGCTGGTTTATGTAACGGCTTTCCCGAATCGGGCAGTCATGGCCCGTTATCTATCTGAAATCGCGTGGGAAACTGAAGTATGGGTGGCCGATGCGCCATCACATTTGATTCATTTCGACGGTAAGCGCTTTCTTGGACCGTACCATGCGGCTTGA
- a CDS encoding single-stranded DNA-binding protein, with product MYQKLIIVGNLGSAPEMKYMPDGQAVTNLSVACNRR from the coding sequence ATGTATCAAAAACTCATCATCGTTGGCAATTTGGGCAGCGCGCCAGAAATGAAGTACATGCCTGACGGGCAGGCTGTGACCAACCTTTCCGTGGCTTGTAACCGGCGTTGA
- a CDS encoding DUF1858 domain-containing protein produces the protein MTIEELLRRWPATAVIFHNHHMACPGCAVAPFYTIVDAAQVYGLPPEQFLAEIQDAIATIDD, from the coding sequence ATGACGATTGAGGAGTTGCTGCGGCGGTGGCCGGCAACGGCCGTTATCTTCCACAACCACCACATGGCCTGCCCCGGCTGCGCCGTCGCCCCCTTCTACACCATCGTGGACGCTGCCCAGGTCTACGGCCTCCCCCCAGAGCAATTCCTGGCCGAAATCCAAGATGCTATCGCCACAATTGACGATTGA
- a CDS encoding Crp/Fnr family transcriptional regulator codes for MRIAVDEESLAHCALLQEITPAERQIILATGHERRVAPGEYFFHQGEASDWLYILLAGQVKLAQVTEAGNQVVIGYLGPGGGLGIVVALSHMPYPLSAEAMEPCLSVGWEREEMQGLMRRYPQLALNSLGMVGARFAELQERFRDLATRRVEQRVARALLRLVRQFGKRVPQGVLIDIPLSRQSLAEMTGTNIYQVSRMVSRWEKEGVVQSDQQKITILKAHELVILGEDL; via the coding sequence ATGCGTATCGCGGTTGATGAAGAGAGTCTGGCACATTGCGCCCTGCTCCAAGAGATTACCCCGGCCGAGCGGCAAATCATCCTGGCGACCGGCCATGAGCGGCGCGTCGCGCCGGGCGAATACTTTTTCCACCAGGGCGAAGCGTCTGACTGGCTCTACATTTTGCTGGCCGGGCAGGTAAAGCTGGCCCAGGTGACGGAAGCGGGCAACCAGGTAGTGATTGGCTACCTGGGGCCGGGCGGCGGACTGGGTATTGTGGTCGCCCTAAGCCACATGCCCTACCCCCTGTCGGCCGAGGCGATGGAGCCTTGTCTGTCCGTCGGTTGGGAACGCGAAGAGATGCAAGGGCTGATGCGTCGCTATCCGCAGTTAGCGCTCAACAGCCTGGGGATGGTCGGGGCGCGTTTCGCCGAGTTGCAAGAGCGTTTCCGCGATCTGGCGACGCGGCGGGTGGAACAGCGGGTGGCGCGGGCTTTGCTGCGGCTGGTGCGGCAGTTTGGCAAGCGCGTGCCGCAGGGCGTCCTCATTGACATCCCGCTCTCCCGTCAAAGTCTGGCGGAGATGACTGGCACGAACATTTACCAGGTGAGCCGCATGGTCAGCCGTTGGGAAAAAGAGGGTGTTGTTCAGAGCGACCAGCAAAAAATCACCATCCTCAAGGCGCATGAGTTGGTCATCTTGGGGGAAGATTTGTAG
- a CDS encoding DUF2249 domain-containing protein: MNDETVLDIRPIPPAQRHPLIFDLFEKLEPRQGFVLVNDHNPKPLYYQFQAELTGQFTWEYLEEGPDAWRVRIGRS, encoded by the coding sequence ATGAACGACGAGACTGTATTGGATATTCGCCCCATTCCCCCGGCGCAGCGCCATCCGCTTATTTTCGATCTGTTCGAGAAATTAGAACCAAGGCAGGGGTTTGTCCTGGTAAATGACCATAACCCGAAACCGCTCTATTACCAGTTTCAGGCGGAATTGACCGGGCAGTTTACCTGGGAGTACCTGGAAGAGGGGCCGGACGCCTGGCGCGTGCGCATTGGCCGGAGTTGA
- a CDS encoding twin-arginine translocation signal domain-containing protein: MMSVHKKISRRRFIQLALGAAVCLAVPGTRRASLAGLSPPAATSTVRSYGSGRYGRGVYGATAVYLPVVGK; this comes from the coding sequence ATGATGTCGGTTCACAAGAAGATAAGCCGCCGCCGGTTCATTCAGTTGGCGCTGGGCGCGGCTGTGTGCCTGGCCGTGCCCGGCACACGGCGCGCGTCGCTGGCCGGTCTGTCGCCGCCGGCGGCCACATCAACGGTTCGCAGCTATGGCAGCGGCCGTTACGGGCGGGGCGTTTATGGTGCGACGGCCGTTTACCTGCCGGTTGTGGGGAAGTGA
- a CDS encoding Eco57I restriction-modification methylase domain-containing protein, with product MAGLFSDGTGACRLLDAGAGIGSLSVAFLERWRSGGFHFPHVHVDAFELDHSLIQHLSHTLDKYDHRGDFIANIYAEDFIHTATDSLSGSLFSKRLEGYTHAILNPPYKKINSDSAHRLALRRAGIETVNLYSAFVALALALTLPGGQLVTIIPRSFCNGPYYRPFREFILQRAAIRHIHLFDSRSKAFKDDQVLQENIIIRLDRCDQRGPVTISTSTDDTFTDLTTHEYPFEQIVFPDDLESFIHVPMSPEISAFAHSLAFPYTLADLGISVSTGPVVDFRLKAHLREMPEPGTVPLLYPGHFNKSGANWPIKGMKKPNAILRNPETEKWLYPVGFYCVIRRFSSKEEKRRVVASVVEPGIFGDAPMLGFENHLNLLHADKHGLPEALARGLAVYLNSTAVDANFRRFSGHTQVNATDLKLIKFPSRETLIKLGEWAARQKVLTQSMIDARLETVTA from the coding sequence ATGGCTGGCCTTTTTTCAGATGGAACTGGCGCGTGTCGCCTGTTGGATGCCGGAGCCGGAATCGGCTCCTTGTCTGTAGCCTTTCTGGAAAGATGGCGGTCGGGTGGGTTTCATTTTCCACATGTGCACGTGGATGCGTTTGAACTGGACCACTCTTTGATTCAGCACTTATCACATACCCTGGACAAATACGATCATAGAGGCGATTTTATCGCCAACATCTACGCCGAAGATTTCATCCATACGGCCACCGATTCACTCTCAGGTTCTCTGTTTTCAAAAAGACTCGAGGGATACACCCACGCTATACTGAATCCGCCTTACAAAAAAATCAACAGTGATTCAGCCCACCGACTTGCTTTACGCCGTGCCGGGATTGAGACAGTTAACCTATACTCAGCTTTTGTGGCGCTAGCGCTGGCTCTCACCCTGCCGGGTGGACAACTGGTGACAATTATCCCCCGTAGCTTCTGCAATGGGCCGTATTACCGGCCCTTTCGCGAGTTTATCCTCCAACGGGCAGCCATCCGCCATATCCACCTGTTTGACTCGCGCAGCAAAGCGTTTAAGGATGACCAGGTCCTACAAGAGAACATTATCATCAGGCTCGACCGCTGTGACCAACGAGGACCGGTGACTATCTCTACGTCAACCGACGACACCTTTACAGACCTTACCACCCACGAGTATCCCTTCGAGCAGATTGTTTTTCCCGACGATCTAGAAAGCTTCATACATGTGCCGATGTCGCCTGAAATAAGCGCCTTTGCGCATTCCCTTGCTTTTCCCTACACTTTGGCCGATCTTGGTATCAGCGTATCAACCGGACCAGTGGTAGACTTTCGATTGAAAGCGCACTTACGCGAGATGCCCGAACCGGGCACTGTCCCCCTGCTCTATCCCGGCCATTTCAATAAGAGTGGCGCCAACTGGCCCATTAAAGGCATGAAAAAGCCCAACGCCATTCTGCGCAATCCGGAAACCGAAAAGTGGCTTTATCCCGTGGGCTTCTATTGTGTGATCCGGCGTTTTTCGTCGAAGGAAGAAAAACGCCGGGTAGTCGCCAGTGTTGTTGAGCCGGGGATATTTGGTGACGCGCCAATGCTTGGCTTTGAGAATCACCTGAACCTGCTTCATGCGGACAAACATGGCTTGCCTGAAGCATTGGCCAGGGGGTTGGCTGTCTACCTGAACTCTACGGCCGTTGACGCGAACTTCCGACGCTTTAGCGGCCATACGCAGGTAAATGCCACCGACCTCAAACTCATCAAATTCCCCAGCCGTGAAACCCTCATTAAACTTGGCGAGTGGGCCGCCAGGCAAAAAGTACTTACACAGTCCATGATTGACGCCAGGTTAGAAACCGTGACTGCATGA
- the nosZ gene encoding Sec-dependent nitrous-oxide reductase produces MARHKAQKVIPLFLIAILLSLFVGCGNNNQPAASNGSSGLPADAAALAAERGLTPDDIYGALKTYMPTGQHDPYIMIASGGQSGQVYVIGVPSMRLLKAIGVFTPEPWQGYGYGGHGDEVLDSGFVDGKPILWGDTHHPSISETNGEYDGQFAFINDKANARVAVIDLRDFETKQIIKTPNAINDHGGAFVTPNTDYVIEGPQYAAPIGFEYAPLEEYAEKYRALITFWKFDRVAGRLDQSRSFQIELPPYWQDLCDAGKKVSDGWVFCNSFNTELATGGIERGEPPFEAGTARNDTDYLHIINWKKAEEVFQAGNYEMIGGIAVISLQTAIDEGLLYFTPEPKSPHGSDVTPGGEYIVVGGKLDPHVTIYSFEKIMAAIAQGGHETDHYGVPVLPLDATMEVQVELGLGPLHTVFDNKGYAYTSLFLDSAVARWTLGGPYADLNPDEPWTLVQKLPVHYNIGHITAVEGDTTSPGGEFVVALSKWSIDRFANIGPLMPQNFQLVDITGTGEQMRLLYDMPIGVGEPHYAQIIRADRLDPWQVYPEVGWDPGTMAPHPNAITSSDEARVERNGNNVEIWMTVVRSHFYPERVEIKQGDHVTWHLTSLERTPDATHGFAISGYNINLSLEPGETQTIEFVADRSGTFTYYCTEFCSALHLEMLGYMLVEP; encoded by the coding sequence ATGGCCCGACATAAAGCGCAAAAAGTGATTCCCCTGTTTCTGATCGCCATCCTGCTCAGCCTGTTTGTTGGCTGCGGCAACAACAACCAGCCGGCCGCCAGCAACGGCAGCAGCGGCCTGCCGGCCGACGCCGCCGCCCTGGCCGCCGAACGCGGCCTGACCCCCGACGACATCTATGGCGCGCTGAAAACCTACATGCCCACCGGCCAGCATGACCCATACATCATGATCGCCTCCGGCGGCCAGTCCGGGCAGGTCTACGTCATCGGCGTGCCCTCCATGCGCCTGCTCAAGGCCATCGGCGTCTTCACCCCGGAACCGTGGCAGGGCTACGGCTACGGCGGGCACGGTGACGAGGTATTGGACAGCGGCTTTGTAGACGGCAAGCCCATCCTCTGGGGCGACACCCATCACCCCAGCATCTCCGAGACCAACGGTGAATATGACGGCCAGTTCGCCTTCATCAACGACAAGGCCAACGCCCGCGTCGCCGTCATAGACCTGCGCGACTTCGAGACGAAGCAAATCATCAAAACGCCCAACGCCATCAACGATCATGGGGGCGCCTTCGTCACCCCCAACACGGACTACGTCATCGAGGGGCCGCAGTACGCCGCCCCCATTGGCTTTGAGTACGCCCCGTTGGAAGAGTACGCCGAAAAATACCGCGCCCTGATCACCTTCTGGAAATTCGACCGGGTGGCCGGTCGCCTGGACCAGAGCCGCTCCTTCCAGATCGAGCTGCCCCCCTACTGGCAAGACCTTTGCGACGCGGGCAAAAAGGTGAGCGATGGCTGGGTCTTCTGCAACTCCTTCAACACCGAACTGGCCACCGGCGGCATCGAAAGGGGCGAACCCCCGTTTGAAGCCGGTACGGCCCGCAACGACACCGACTACCTCCACATCATCAACTGGAAAAAAGCGGAAGAAGTCTTCCAGGCAGGCAACTATGAGATGATCGGCGGCATCGCCGTCATCAGCCTGCAAACGGCGATTGATGAAGGGCTGCTCTACTTCACCCCGGAGCCGAAAAGCCCGCACGGCTCCGACGTCACCCCCGGCGGCGAATACATTGTCGTCGGCGGCAAACTGGACCCGCACGTCACCATCTACTCCTTCGAGAAGATCATGGCGGCCATCGCCCAGGGCGGCCACGAGACGGACCACTATGGCGTGCCGGTGCTGCCGCTGGATGCCACGATGGAAGTGCAGGTGGAATTGGGGCTTGGCCCGCTGCACACTGTCTTTGACAACAAGGGGTACGCCTATACCTCGCTCTTCCTCGATTCGGCCGTGGCCCGCTGGACGTTGGGCGGCCCCTACGCCGACCTGAACCCGGACGAACCGTGGACGTTGGTGCAGAAGCTGCCGGTGCATTACAACATTGGGCATATAACGGCCGTTGAAGGCGATACCACTTCCCCCGGCGGCGAATTCGTCGTAGCCCTCAGCAAATGGAGCATTGACCGCTTCGCCAACATCGGCCCGCTGATGCCGCAGAACTTCCAACTGGTGGACATCACCGGAACCGGCGAGCAAATGCGCCTGCTCTACGACATGCCCATCGGCGTTGGCGAACCCCACTACGCCCAAATCATTCGCGCCGACCGGCTGGACCCCTGGCAGGTCTACCCCGAAGTGGGCTGGGACCCCGGCACGATGGCCCCCCACCCCAACGCCATCACCAGCTCTGACGAGGCGCGGGTGGAGCGGAACGGCAATAACGTGGAAATCTGGATGACGGTGGTGCGCTCCCACTTCTACCCGGAACGGGTAGAAATCAAACAAGGCGACCACGTCACCTGGCATCTCACCAGCCTGGAACGCACGCCGGACGCCACCCACGGCTTCGCCATCTCCGGCTACAACATCAACCTCAGCCTGGAGCCAGGCGAGACGCAGACCATCGAGTTTGTCGCCGACCGCTCCGGCACATTCACCTACTACTGCACCGAGTTCTGCTCCGCCCTCCACCTGGAGATGCTCGGCTACATGCTCGTCGAACCGTAG